From a single Fulvivirga ulvae genomic region:
- a CDS encoding STAS domain-containing protein translates to MVDIKRLQEEGYDVIVIIGEVDASSSIELDNAINEAVKSGKKKFLVDCTSLEYISSAGLGVFMSYIEEFKRNDINLVIFGLNDKVANVFEILGLDQLLKIEGTKEEAKALLG, encoded by the coding sequence ATGGTTGACATAAAACGGTTACAGGAAGAAGGCTATGACGTTATAGTGATAATCGGGGAAGTTGATGCCAGTTCCTCCATTGAACTTGATAACGCTATCAATGAAGCAGTGAAAAGTGGAAAGAAAAAGTTTCTGGTCGATTGCACCTCTCTTGAATATATATCTTCCGCCGGACTAGGCGTGTTTATGTCGTATATCGAGGAGTTTAAACGAAATGATATCAATCTTGTGATTTTTGGTTTGAATGATAAGGTTGCAAATGTTTTCGAAATTTTAGGCCTCGATCAGTTGTTAAAAATAGAGGGAACAAAGGAAGAAGCAAAAGCTCTGCTAGGATGA
- a CDS encoding ATP-binding protein, whose product MKYCYKVPCKKEMLKEIRCFVKEVLDKHGLSEVDVSTLVLAIDEVCANLIIHSHCCNPKESIEVEINVDKDKGLIFNIIDKAEIFNINEYQEPTLEDIIKKQRKGGIGLILVKKIMDDIQIYSDKKKHVCRLVKKIHIN is encoded by the coding sequence ATGAAGTACTGTTATAAAGTGCCGTGTAAGAAGGAAATGCTCAAGGAGATAAGGTGCTTCGTTAAAGAGGTGCTGGACAAGCATGGGCTTTCTGAAGTCGATGTTAGTACTTTAGTGCTTGCCATCGATGAAGTCTGTGCTAACCTGATCATCCATTCACATTGCTGCAACCCAAAGGAATCCATAGAAGTTGAGATCAATGTTGATAAAGACAAGGGGTTGATCTTCAATATAATCGATAAAGCGGAAATATTCAATATCAATGAATACCAGGAACCAACTTTAGAGGACATCATAAAGAAACAGCGAAAAGGAGGTATTGGTCTTATTCTGGTTAAAAAGATTATGGACGATATTCAGATTTATTCAGACAAGAAGAAACACGTATGCAGACTTGTTAAAAAGATACATATCAACTAG
- a CDS encoding peptidylprolyl isomerase encodes MKFRIWFILILIVGCKASSDVSGIRQDDIPVKSMKLFDVGEESVYTDEFAYVYRKNNVNNDSAFTHDDIKDYLDLYIKFKLKIAEAKSRGMDTTRAFIREFGTYKEQLKKPYLTENQVTEKLIAEAYQRYKEEINASHILVQVDPQAAPADTLEAYNKISKIREQSINGTDFGKLAREYSDDPSAKMNNGNLGYFTSFQMVYPFESAAYNTEEGKVSKPVRTKFGYHIVKVLDKRPSQGSVEVSHIMIRIKPNKADSLEARNKIFEIYDQAVGGVNWEDLAKQFSEDINTKNSGGLLKPFKVGQMPYSFQEAAFALSRPGDISDPIMTPYGWHIIRLEKKLPLESFKEMEPSIKSRIDRDSRAELNKKVLIERLRKENNFEETSATQEILSFADSTLNKGSWDFPDSHEILDDVLFRIATEKYTVGDFFKHLKREQRPNSHSPEVYMRLQYNNYTDDRIISYEENHLEDKYMDYRMLVNEYREGILLFELMEQEVWNKAVEDTAGLKAYYENQKNKYQWEQRLKATVYNSDNEDVLEEIEKLIKSNDSLSLSKKALEKQYNDKTALTLQVTEGIFEKGDNHIVDQVEWLPGIYRVDGSGRYNLVWVEEILEPAPKKLEEVKGLVISDYQNYLEKLWVKELKEKYPVDINDSGLNYIYEKLEK; translated from the coding sequence ATGAAGTTTCGTATTTGGTTTATACTTATTCTAATAGTTGGTTGTAAGGCATCATCCGATGTTTCCGGTATCAGGCAGGATGACATCCCTGTCAAATCCATGAAACTATTTGATGTTGGTGAAGAGTCTGTTTATACGGATGAATTTGCCTATGTATACAGAAAGAATAATGTAAATAATGATAGTGCCTTTACACATGATGACATTAAGGATTACCTGGATCTTTATATCAAATTCAAACTAAAAATCGCAGAAGCCAAGAGTCGTGGGATGGACACCACCCGGGCCTTTATCCGAGAGTTTGGAACCTACAAGGAGCAGTTGAAAAAGCCTTACCTTACCGAAAACCAGGTTACGGAGAAATTGATTGCCGAAGCGTATCAAAGATACAAGGAAGAAATAAATGCTTCCCATATATTGGTTCAGGTGGACCCACAGGCGGCTCCTGCAGATACCCTGGAAGCCTATAATAAAATTTCCAAAATCAGGGAACAGTCCATCAATGGAACTGATTTTGGCAAATTAGCGCGGGAGTATTCTGACGACCCCTCAGCTAAAATGAACAATGGTAATCTTGGCTACTTCACATCTTTTCAAATGGTATATCCTTTTGAGTCGGCAGCATATAACACGGAAGAGGGTAAGGTTTCCAAGCCCGTAAGAACCAAATTTGGTTATCATATAGTTAAGGTCCTGGATAAACGGCCAAGCCAAGGTAGTGTGGAGGTTTCACACATCATGATCAGGATTAAACCCAATAAGGCCGATTCTCTTGAAGCCAGAAATAAAATCTTTGAAATATACGATCAGGCAGTAGGAGGTGTAAATTGGGAGGATCTCGCCAAGCAGTTTTCCGAGGATATAAATACTAAAAATTCTGGCGGACTGTTAAAACCTTTTAAGGTTGGGCAAATGCCTTATTCTTTTCAGGAAGCGGCTTTTGCATTATCCCGGCCCGGCGATATTTCAGACCCTATTATGACCCCATATGGCTGGCATATTATAAGATTGGAGAAAAAACTTCCCCTTGAGAGTTTCAAGGAAATGGAACCTTCTATAAAGTCAAGAATTGATCGTGATTCAAGGGCTGAATTGAACAAAAAGGTACTTATTGAAAGGCTAAGAAAGGAAAACAATTTTGAAGAAACTAGTGCTACACAAGAGATATTGAGTTTTGCTGACAGCACATTAAATAAGGGGAGCTGGGATTTTCCTGATAGCCATGAGATACTTGATGATGTACTTTTCAGGATAGCGACGGAAAAATATACCGTAGGAGATTTTTTTAAACACTTAAAACGTGAGCAAAGACCTAACTCCCATTCTCCTGAAGTTTATATGAGGTTACAATACAATAATTACACTGATGATCGCATTATATCCTATGAGGAGAATCATCTGGAGGACAAATACATGGATTACCGGATGCTTGTAAACGAATATCGGGAAGGGATTCTCCTTTTTGAACTTATGGAGCAGGAAGTATGGAATAAAGCTGTTGAGGATACTGCAGGCTTAAAAGCATATTACGAAAATCAGAAAAACAAGTATCAGTGGGAGCAAAGACTTAAAGCTACCGTCTATAATTCTGATAATGAGGACGTGCTTGAAGAAATTGAAAAACTTATAAAAAGCAATGATTCCTTGAGTTTGTCTAAAAAGGCATTAGAAAAGCAGTATAACGACAAAACTGCATTAACTTTACAGGTCACTGAGGGAATTTTTGAAAAAGGTGATAATCACATTGTTGATCAGGTGGAGTGGTTGCCTGGTATTTATAGGGTAGATGGATCAGGCAGATATAATTTGGTCTGGGTGGAAGAAATCTTAGAACCTGCCCCTAAGAAGCTTGAGGAAGTTAAAGGTTTGGTTATATCTGATTACCAAAACTATTTGGAGAAGCTGTGGGTAAAAGAGCTAAAGGAGAAGTACCCTGTAGATATTAATGACAGTGGATTAAATTATATTTATGAGAAGCTGGAAAAGTAG
- a CDS encoding peptidylprolyl isomerase produces the protein MRSWKSSHITFVLIVILLSGCDLIKMKEDSQEAGNTSDPVARVREQYLYPEDLEGIAPAGMSKEDSTERVQRFVNNWIRKQLLIQEAATKIEFDEAEIERKMLDYRYSLMGYEYQSYYVNQNLDTEVTDEEIEKYYKENIDNFILKQNIIRGKFIKLPKGAPKTKKVKSLLLSSREEDKEELNSYSLSYATQYQLDDSVWMVFDEVIKNSPLAEIPNKVQFLKNQNYIEQSDDQYLYFLRIEEYRISDNVSPLEFVKEGIKNIIINKRKVELARQLEEDVYERATKNQEFEIYN, from the coding sequence ATGAGAAGCTGGAAAAGTAGCCATATTACATTTGTATTGATAGTGATCTTGCTATCTGGGTGTGATCTGATAAAAATGAAAGAAGACTCTCAGGAAGCAGGTAACACCAGTGATCCAGTGGCGAGAGTGAGAGAACAATACCTTTATCCTGAAGATCTTGAGGGTATTGCGCCCGCAGGCATGAGCAAAGAAGACAGTACAGAGCGAGTGCAAAGATTTGTAAATAACTGGATCAGAAAACAACTTCTTATACAAGAGGCAGCAACAAAGATAGAGTTTGACGAAGCTGAGATAGAAAGAAAAATGCTCGACTACAGGTATAGCCTGATGGGCTATGAGTATCAGTCTTACTACGTGAATCAAAACCTTGATACAGAAGTGACTGATGAGGAGATTGAGAAATATTATAAGGAGAATATTGATAATTTCATACTCAAGCAAAACATTATCCGTGGTAAGTTTATAAAGCTACCCAAAGGAGCTCCAAAAACTAAAAAAGTAAAATCGTTATTATTATCAAGCCGCGAAGAAGATAAAGAGGAGTTGAATTCATATAGCTTAAGCTATGCGACACAATATCAGCTTGACGATTCAGTATGGATGGTTTTTGATGAAGTTATTAAAAATTCGCCTCTGGCAGAAATTCCAAATAAGGTACAATTTTTGAAAAACCAGAATTACATTGAACAATCTGATGATCAATACTTGTACTTTTTGAGGATAGAAGAATACCGCATATCCGATAATGTGTCTCCGTTAGAGTTTGTTAAAGAGGGCATTAAAAATATTATTATAAATAAGAGAAAGGTAGAGCTGGCCAGACAGCTTGAAGAGGATGTTTATGAAAGAGCAACTAAAAACCAGGAATTTGAAATCTATAATTAA
- a CDS encoding peptidylprolyl isomerase: MKSIIKSGLLSAGLVMFMPLLLKAQEGGVVVDKIITKVDNYIVLKSDLETTYLNYLANGNPATPDAKCRILAQLISQKLMVAKAEIDSVIVTDAEVDNNLDRRMQMILSQYGGSEQQLEEYYGKTVEEFQADIRDQIKEQLVVQRMQETITAGIKVTPAEVKKFFSGIPQDSLPYFSTEVEVAQIVKIPAVGKGQIDAAKKKLNDIRARIVAGESFEALAKEYSQDPGSAKYGGNLGFARRGIMAPEFEAAALKLKPNEISSPFETQFGVHIVQLLERRGNEYNSRHILLMAEPSEADMREAESFLDSLKTKIQADSITFEKAAKEHSDDSYTAGNGGFFMDDLGGTRVSVEDLDPVVFFTIDSMTVGEISKPIKFRTDGGKEAVRILYYKSKVKPHQANLNDDWQKIQAAALNQKKSKALNDWFNNAREDVFISIDEAYDYCGIMN, translated from the coding sequence TTGAAATCTATAATTAAATCAGGGTTATTGTCGGCTGGGCTGGTGATGTTTATGCCATTATTGTTGAAAGCTCAGGAAGGTGGAGTGGTCGTGGATAAGATTATTACAAAAGTTGATAATTACATTGTATTGAAATCTGACCTGGAGACTACCTACCTTAACTATCTTGCCAATGGAAATCCTGCAACTCCGGATGCTAAATGTAGAATATTGGCTCAGCTTATCAGCCAAAAGCTTATGGTGGCCAAGGCCGAAATCGATTCTGTAATAGTTACCGATGCAGAGGTTGACAATAATCTTGACAGAAGGATGCAGATGATCCTTTCACAGTATGGTGGCTCAGAGCAGCAGCTTGAGGAGTACTATGGTAAGACAGTAGAAGAGTTTCAGGCTGATATTCGTGATCAGATCAAGGAGCAACTGGTAGTACAGCGAATGCAGGAAACAATAACTGCGGGGATTAAAGTTACTCCTGCAGAGGTAAAAAAGTTTTTTAGTGGCATACCTCAGGATAGCCTCCCGTATTTTTCAACGGAAGTAGAAGTGGCTCAGATCGTAAAGATACCCGCAGTGGGTAAAGGTCAGATAGATGCTGCTAAGAAAAAGTTAAACGATATTAGAGCGAGGATAGTAGCCGGAGAGAGTTTTGAGGCTCTTGCCAAGGAATATTCTCAGGACCCTGGGAGTGCTAAATATGGAGGTAATCTTGGGTTTGCCAGGAGAGGTATAATGGCACCGGAGTTTGAGGCTGCTGCCTTAAAACTGAAGCCCAATGAAATTTCCAGTCCGTTTGAAACCCAATTTGGTGTACACATTGTTCAACTGCTGGAAAGAAGGGGTAATGAATATAACAGCCGGCACATATTGTTGATGGCCGAACCCTCTGAAGCTGATATGAGAGAAGCAGAAAGCTTCCTTGATAGTTTGAAAACCAAAATACAGGCAGACAGTATTACCTTTGAAAAGGCTGCCAAAGAGCATTCGGATGACTCCTACACTGCAGGTAACGGAGGCTTTTTTATGGACGATTTGGGAGGTACAAGGGTATCCGTGGAAGATCTTGATCCCGTAGTTTTTTTCACCATTGACAGCATGACAGTCGGGGAAATCAGTAAACCGATTAAGTTTAGAACTGATGGTGGAAAAGAGGCAGTGCGTATATTGTATTATAAATCCAAAGTAAAGCCTCATCAGGCCAACCTGAATGATGACTGGCAAAAGATACAGGCTGCAGCCCTGAACCAAAAGAAGTCCAAAGCACTGAATGATTGGTTTAACAATGCCAGGGAAGATGTATTCATTAGTATTGATGAAGCATATGATTATTGCGGGATTATGAATTGA
- a CDS encoding AAA family ATPase translates to MKEFSTEVEAADALHQAYKKLSAEIGKVVIGQDEVVRLLLTSIFCQGHCLLVGVPGLAKTLLIQTISSALDLKFSRIQFTPDLMPSDILGAETLDKDRNFKFIKGPVFANIVLADEINRTPPKTQAALLESMQEYAVTIAGQKYDLERPFFVLATQNPIEQEGTYPLPEAQLDRFMFNVLLDYPAYDKEVDIVKSTTSDVKATVEHVLTGDEIIYFQHLVRKVPIADNVIEYAVKLVHKTRPNTDKAAPVANDYLEWGAGPRASQYLVVGAKCNALLNGKYSPDIEDVIAVAKPTLRHRIVRNFKAEAEGISIDDIIDNLIKSN, encoded by the coding sequence ATGAAAGAATTTAGTACAGAAGTGGAAGCTGCCGATGCTTTACATCAGGCATATAAAAAATTATCTGCAGAAATAGGCAAAGTAGTCATCGGGCAGGATGAAGTTGTTAGATTGCTATTGACTTCAATATTTTGCCAGGGACATTGCTTACTGGTAGGTGTGCCTGGCTTGGCTAAAACCCTTCTGATACAAACTATTTCATCAGCTCTTGACTTAAAATTTAGCAGAATACAATTTACTCCTGATTTAATGCCTTCTGACATTTTGGGAGCAGAGACACTGGATAAAGACCGTAATTTTAAATTTATCAAAGGCCCTGTTTTTGCAAACATTGTACTTGCCGATGAGATTAACAGGACTCCACCTAAAACCCAGGCCGCATTGCTCGAGTCAATGCAGGAATATGCTGTCACTATTGCCGGGCAGAAGTATGATCTGGAAAGACCATTTTTTGTGCTCGCCACTCAAAACCCTATAGAACAGGAAGGTACCTATCCGCTTCCGGAAGCCCAGTTAGACAGATTCATGTTTAACGTACTTCTTGACTATCCCGCTTATGATAAGGAGGTTGATATAGTGAAAAGTACAACATCAGATGTAAAAGCGACTGTTGAACATGTGCTTACGGGCGATGAAATTATTTATTTTCAGCATCTGGTACGCAAAGTGCCTATTGCAGATAATGTAATAGAGTATGCAGTTAAATTAGTTCATAAAACCCGTCCTAATACTGATAAGGCGGCTCCGGTTGCCAATGATTATCTGGAGTGGGGAGCTGGTCCAAGAGCCTCTCAATACCTTGTGGTTGGGGCTAAATGCAATGCATTGCTTAATGGTAAGTACTCACCGGATATTGAAGACGTAATAGCCGTCGCCAAACCGACTCTCAGGCACAGGATTGTAAGAAATTTTAAAGCGGAGGCTGAAGGAATATCTATCGATGACATTATCGATAACCTTATTAAATCAAACTAA
- a CDS encoding 3-hydroxyacyl-CoA dehydrogenase NAD-binding domain-containing protein, with protein sequence MDTTADIKSIAIIGAGTMGQGIAQIAAMAGYRTVLFDIEKDALEKALKSIEKNLEKGIEKGKVTQEQRKTALGNISAVTDLDEVKADFIIEAIVERLDVKQKVFAELERINSKKTILASNTSSIPITQIGAGLKHPERFVGMHFFNPAHIMKLVEVISGAATDDKTAMLTKELAENLGKVAVMAKDSPGFIVNRVARHFYVEGLKVLEEGVAGMETIDTLVQSSGFKMGPFQLMDLIGVDTNFSVTTSMYNSFYQDAKFRPSRIQQQKVDAGHHGRKSGKGFYNYE encoded by the coding sequence ATGGATACTACTGCTGATATCAAGAGTATAGCCATTATAGGTGCAGGTACCATGGGTCAGGGCATAGCTCAAATAGCTGCCATGGCAGGATATAGAACCGTCCTTTTCGATATCGAAAAGGACGCACTTGAGAAAGCATTAAAATCAATAGAAAAGAACCTTGAAAAGGGTATTGAAAAAGGAAAAGTCACTCAGGAGCAAAGAAAAACTGCACTGGGGAATATCTCTGCTGTTACAGATCTTGATGAGGTCAAAGCAGACTTTATTATAGAAGCCATAGTAGAAAGGCTTGATGTCAAGCAGAAGGTATTTGCCGAATTGGAAAGAATAAATTCCAAAAAGACAATATTGGCCTCTAACACCTCATCCATCCCCATCACACAAATAGGAGCAGGGCTTAAACATCCGGAACGCTTTGTGGGGATGCACTTTTTCAACCCCGCTCACATTATGAAGTTGGTGGAGGTAATTTCAGGAGCGGCAACAGATGACAAAACAGCTATGCTTACAAAAGAGCTTGCTGAAAACCTGGGAAAGGTTGCTGTCATGGCAAAGGACTCTCCGGGTTTCATCGTTAACAGAGTGGCAAGACATTTTTATGTAGAGGGATTGAAAGTACTTGAAGAAGGAGTAGCTGGCATGGAAACAATAGACACACTGGTACAATCATCAGGGTTTAAAATGGGGCCATTTCAGCTTATGGACCTGATTGGTGTAGATACAAACTTTAGCGTAACTACGTCTATGTATAACTCTTTTTATCAGGATGCCAAATTCAGACCCAGCAGAATTCAACAACAGAAGGTAGATGCAGGTCATCACGGAAGGAAATCAGGGAAGGGCTTTTATAATTATGAATAA
- the pheS gene encoding phenylalanine--tRNA ligase subunit alpha — MQEKVEAILKEVEAAEAKNQDELEQFRLKFISKKSVVGDLFTELKNVPNDQKKAYGMKVNEVKQAVQAKFKALIDNLEASGKGGVSDHEDLTLPPAGHTLGSMHPLTYVRNQIIEIFERIGFNVADGPEIEDDFHNFTALNFPENHPAREMQDTFFIEKNPDILLRTHTSNVQVRLMQKQKPPIRSIMPGRVYRNEAISARAHCVFHQVEGLYVDKNVSFVDLKQTLYHFAKEMFGKDTKVRFRPSYFPFTEPSAEIDISCQICKGDGCQLCKYTGWVEIAGSGMVDPNVLANCGIDHEEYTGFAFGMGIERISQLKFRVNDLRLYTENDVRFLKQFSTLH, encoded by the coding sequence ATGCAGGAAAAAGTTGAAGCCATATTAAAGGAGGTTGAAGCCGCTGAAGCTAAAAATCAGGATGAGTTAGAACAATTCAGACTGAAGTTTATAAGCAAAAAGAGTGTAGTCGGAGATCTTTTTACAGAACTAAAAAATGTGCCTAATGACCAGAAAAAGGCCTACGGCATGAAAGTCAATGAAGTAAAGCAGGCCGTTCAGGCTAAGTTTAAAGCATTAATTGACAATTTGGAGGCCTCAGGCAAAGGTGGAGTGTCGGATCATGAAGACCTGACTTTACCACCGGCAGGACATACATTAGGCAGTATGCACCCCCTGACATATGTTAGGAACCAAATAATTGAAATTTTTGAAAGGATAGGTTTTAATGTAGCCGATGGCCCAGAAATTGAAGACGACTTCCATAATTTCACAGCTTTAAATTTTCCGGAAAACCATCCCGCACGGGAAATGCAGGATACTTTTTTCATTGAAAAAAATCCTGATATATTACTGCGGACGCATACTTCCAATGTGCAGGTAAGGCTTATGCAAAAACAAAAGCCGCCCATACGATCTATAATGCCTGGACGCGTTTATCGCAATGAAGCGATATCTGCGAGAGCACATTGTGTATTCCATCAGGTTGAAGGCCTTTATGTGGATAAAAACGTAAGCTTTGTAGACCTAAAACAAACACTTTATCACTTTGCAAAAGAAATGTTCGGTAAAGACACTAAGGTCAGATTCCGTCCGTCGTATTTTCCTTTTACTGAACCCAGTGCAGAGATCGATATCTCCTGCCAGATCTGTAAGGGGGATGGTTGCCAGCTATGCAAGTACACTGGCTGGGTCGAAATTGCCGGTTCAGGTATGGTAGACCCTAACGTCTTGGCCAACTGTGGCATTGACCATGAGGAGTACACCGGTTTTGCTTTCGGTATGGGCATTGAACGTATTTCTCAGCTAAAGTTCAGGGTAAATGACCTCCGATTATATACAGAAAACGATGTTCGGTTTCTAAAGCAGTTTTCAACTCTACATTAA
- the cysN gene encoding sulfate adenylyltransferase subunit CysN: protein MSVNNGDSNGYLDMELLRFTTAGSVDDGKSTLIGRLLYDSKSIFEDQYEAIEESSRRKGDANVNLALLTDGLRAEREQGITIDVAYRYFATPKRKFIIADTPGHIQYTRNMVTGASTANLALILVDARNGVVEQTHRHTFIAALLGIPHVVFCINKMDLVDYDEKVYNKIKDQIESFSSKLDVKDIRFIPISALKGDNVVNESENTPWYKGGTLLYLLENIHIGSDHNHIDSRFPVQHVIRPHSDKYHDYRGYAGRIAGGIFKPGDTVAVLPSGFTSKIKSIEVYNQKLEEAFPPMSVTMQLEDDIDISRGDMIVRENNKPNVGQDIDVMLCWMNAKPLVANGKYALKHTTSDARCMVKNIHYKMDINTLHRIEDDKNISMNDIARVTLRTTKPLYYDRYSRNRITGSVILIDEATNETVAAGMII, encoded by the coding sequence ATGAGTGTGAATAACGGAGACTCAAACGGATACCTTGACATGGAATTGCTACGTTTTACAACAGCCGGAAGCGTAGATGATGGTAAGAGTACATTGATAGGTCGACTTTTATATGATTCTAAATCCATATTTGAAGATCAATATGAAGCTATTGAAGAATCCAGCAGACGAAAAGGTGATGCCAACGTCAATCTGGCATTGCTAACTGACGGACTGAGAGCTGAAAGAGAGCAGGGCATTACTATAGACGTGGCTTACAGGTACTTTGCCACCCCTAAGAGAAAGTTTATTATAGCCGACACTCCGGGACATATCCAGTATACCAGAAATATGGTTACCGGTGCTTCCACAGCTAACCTTGCCTTAATTTTAGTTGATGCACGAAATGGTGTTGTTGAACAAACACACCGCCATACATTTATTGCTGCTCTTCTGGGAATACCTCACGTTGTATTCTGTATCAATAAAATGGATCTGGTTGATTATGATGAAAAAGTGTACAACAAAATAAAGGATCAGATTGAGTCATTTTCTTCCAAGCTAGATGTAAAAGATATCAGGTTTATTCCCATCAGTGCATTAAAAGGTGACAACGTGGTTAATGAATCTGAAAACACTCCATGGTACAAAGGAGGAACGTTACTCTATTTGCTTGAAAATATTCATATTGGAAGTGACCACAACCATATTGACAGTCGTTTCCCGGTACAGCATGTTATTCGTCCTCATTCTGATAAGTACCATGACTATCGTGGCTATGCAGGTCGAATAGCTGGAGGAATATTTAAACCCGGAGATACTGTAGCAGTCCTGCCATCTGGTTTTACTTCTAAAATAAAGAGTATAGAAGTCTATAATCAAAAGCTTGAAGAGGCTTTCCCTCCGATGTCAGTAACTATGCAACTGGAAGATGACATTGATATAAGCCGTGGAGATATGATCGTCAGGGAAAACAATAAACCTAATGTAGGTCAGGATATTGATGTAATGCTGTGCTGGATGAATGCAAAACCATTGGTTGCCAATGGAAAATATGCTTTGAAGCATACAACCAGTGACGCCAGATGCATGGTGAAAAACATTCACTACAAAATGGATATCAATACTTTGCACAGAATAGAGGATGACAAAAACATAAGTATGAATGACATTGCCCGTGTAACACTGCGTACAACAAAGCCTCTGTACTATGACAGGTATAGTAGAAATAGAATTACCGGAAGCGTTATACTTATAGATGAGGCCACCAACGAAACTGTGGCTGCAGGAATGATCATTTAA
- the cysD gene encoding sulfate adenylyltransferase subunit CysD, whose protein sequence is MRAYNLTHLKELEAEAIYVIREVAAQFENPAILFSGGKDSITVAHLARKAFFPAKVPFPLVHIDTGHNFPETIEFRDKYVKKLGVELIVGSVQESINEGKVVEEKGYNASRNGLQTVTLLDTIEKYKFDACIGGARRDEEKARAKERFFSHRDEFGQWDPKNQRPELWNIFNGKKHFGENFRVFPISNWTEMDVWQYILMENIELPSLYFAHEREVFVRDNVIMADCDFIQKKDSEKPFKKVVRFRTIGDMTCTGAVESEASTLETIITEVAATRQTERGTRSDDKRSEAAMEDRKKQGYF, encoded by the coding sequence ATGAGGGCCTATAATCTAACACACTTAAAAGAACTGGAAGCGGAAGCAATTTATGTTATTCGCGAGGTAGCTGCACAATTTGAAAATCCTGCCATCCTTTTTTCTGGTGGTAAAGACTCAATAACCGTAGCCCACCTTGCCCGCAAAGCATTTTTCCCCGCTAAGGTTCCATTCCCTTTAGTCCATATCGACACGGGACACAACTTTCCTGAAACTATTGAATTCAGAGACAAATATGTTAAAAAACTAGGAGTTGAGCTGATAGTAGGTTCTGTTCAGGAATCTATCAATGAAGGCAAAGTTGTGGAAGAAAAAGGGTATAATGCAAGCCGAAACGGACTACAAACCGTTACCCTTCTCGATACTATTGAAAAGTACAAGTTTGATGCTTGTATTGGCGGAGCACGCCGTGACGAAGAAAAGGCAAGAGCTAAGGAAAGATTCTTCTCTCATCGTGACGAATTTGGGCAGTGGGATCCCAAAAACCAGAGACCTGAGCTTTGGAATATTTTTAACGGTAAAAAACATTTTGGTGAGAACTTCAGAGTCTTCCCGATCAGCAACTGGACAGAAATGGATGTATGGCAATACATTTTAATGGAGAATATTGAATTACCATCATTATATTTTGCCCACGAACGCGAAGTTTTTGTTCGTGACAATGTCATTATGGCTGACTGCGACTTCATCCAAAAGAAAGATTCCGAAAAACCTTTTAAAAAAGTGGTCCGCTTCAGAACTATCGGAGATATGACTTGTACCGGAGCAGTAGAGTCCGAGGCATCTACTCTTGAAACAATCATTACTGAAGTGGCTGCTACCAGACAAACAGAAAGAGGTACCCGATCAGATGATAAAAGGTCAGAAGCGGCAATGGAAGATCGTAAAAAACAAGGATATTTCTAA
- the cysC gene encoding adenylyl-sulfate kinase, translating to MAENIHPIFDSILSTNKKEGLLKQHSLVIWMVGLSGSGKSTIARALENKLHSEGYLTALLDGDNLRTGINNNLGFSEEDRTENIRRAAEASKLLASNGVITICSLISPTAQIRTMAKDIIGDKYCEVFINCPLEVCEKRDVKGLYAKARRGEIKSFTGIDSPFEHPENPDVELNTADNSAEENLNELLKYILPKVKYSKA from the coding sequence ATGGCTGAAAACATACACCCGATATTTGACTCTATACTGAGCACCAACAAAAAGGAAGGGCTTTTAAAGCAACACTCTCTGGTGATATGGATGGTTGGCCTTTCCGGCTCCGGCAAAAGTACTATAGCCCGTGCACTTGAAAATAAACTGCACAGTGAAGGGTACCTAACCGCCTTACTGGATGGCGACAATCTCAGAACCGGGATAAATAATAACCTGGGATTCAGCGAAGAAGACCGGACAGAGAACATTCGACGAGCTGCTGAAGCCTCAAAACTATTGGCCAGTAATGGTGTTATTACGATTTGTTCCTTGATCAGCCCTACTGCGCAAATCAGGACAATGGCAAAAGATATAATAGGAGATAAGTATTGTGAAGTTTTTATTAATTGTCCGTTAGAGGTTTGTGAAAAAAGAGATGTAAAGGGCTTATATGCGAAAGCAAGAAGAGGGGAAATAAAAAGCTTTACCGGAATCGACTCTCCTTTTGAACATCCGGAAAATCCCGACGTTGAGTTAAATACTGCAGATAACTCTGCAGAAGAAAATTTGAACGAACTTTTAAAATATATTCTTCCAAAAGTAAAATATAGCAAAGCATAA